One genomic segment of Coffea arabica cultivar ET-39 chromosome 6e, Coffea Arabica ET-39 HiFi, whole genome shotgun sequence includes these proteins:
- the LOC113695361 gene encoding nonsense-mediated mRNA decay factor SMG7-like, whose product MTIPMDNNPDNSSRERVQKLFNKNVELENRRRKAAQARIPSDPNAWQQMRENYEAIVLEDHAFSEQHEIEYALWQLHYRRIEELRAHFNAAAASVSAGSNTSQNGKGPTRGGPDRLTKIRTQFKTFLSEATGFYHDLMLKIRAKYGLPLGYFSDDSENQIPLCKDGNKSAEVKKGLISCHRCLIYLGDLARYKGLYGEGDSKSRDFAAASSYYMQAASLWPSSGNPHHQLAILASYSGDELVAIYRYFRSLAVDSPFTTARDNLIIAFEKNRQSFAQLLGDARASSVKTTSVRGNGKGRGRGESRVASKDNKVEASSVKEKTSTTLETFRAFGIRFVRLNGILFTRTSLETFGDVFALVRGDLLELLSSGTDEEYNFGSDATDCRLAIVRMVAILIFTIHNVNRETENQSYAEILQRSVLLQNAFTATFEFMGHILERCSQLNDPSSSYLLPGIMVFVEWLACHQDIAVGSELEEKQASARIFFWNNCISFFNRLISSGFMFVDEDEEETCFSNMSRYDESETANRLALSEDFDLRGFVPLLPAQLILDFSRKHSFRSDSNKEKKARVQRIIAAGKALANVVRIGEEGIYFDTKSKRFVVGVEPQVSDDFSLTTTLEAPKLSGVVEDNLVSGQMTPRALEQKPQLYMEGEEEDDEVIVFKPSMTEKHLDGIALNPTSSEVFGSTMNAASIGGDVGSCSIGREGYIAQNAFSASLRPPTSLVNSSYLQPVQPSTTWMAEQGTLVNGLGNLNLFENGFIKKPESHKHFGALPAQTFPVSLPDSSFGTGSNFPNQLPETVVPSKLDSIMSLGADNISMKPSSVSPAGLKKNPVGRPLRHLGPPPGFGSVPSKTVDESLSAMSFKNENATIPQMDDYSWLDGYQLPLVNRSVAGLNSSNHPGQGYPIGSKSSSSMGMPSFPFPGKQTTTLQVPIENEKSWQDYQFSEQMKLFKEQQQQLQKANQQSAVLQQQFQGQSLWEGRFFV is encoded by the exons ATGACTATTCCGATGGATAACAATCCAGATAATTCATCAAGGGAGCGTGTTCAAAAACTTTTTAACAAG AATGTTGAGCTGGAAAATAGGCGTCGGAAGGCAGCTCAGGCCAGAATTCCTTCTGACCCAAATGCATGGCAACAAATGCGAGAGAACTATGAAGCTATTGTCTTAGAAGATCATGCCTTTTCTGAACAACATGAAATAGAGTATGCCTTGTGGCAGTTGCATTACAGAAGAATTGAGGAATTGCGAGCACACTTCAATGCTGCTGCTGCTTCTGTTTCAGCAGGATCAAATACATCACAGAATGGTAAAGGTCCAACACGTGGTGGACCTGATCGACTTACAAAGATCCGTACTCAATTTAAAACCTTCCTGTCAGAGGCCACCGGATTTTATCATGATTTAATGTTGAAGATTAGGGCGAAGTATGGTTTGCCATTGGGTTATTTCTCCGATGATTCAGAGAATCAGATTCCTTTATGTAAAGATGGGAATAAATCTGCAGAAGTGAAGAAAGGATTGATATCCTGTCATCGTTGTTTGATTTATCTGGGGGATCTTGCTCGTTATAAGGGCTTGTATGGTGAAGGTGATTCTAAATCTCGGGACTTTGCAGCAGCTTCTAGTTACTACATGCAAGCAGCTTCCCTTTGgccttcaagtggcaatccgcATCACCAG CTTGCTATTTTGGCTTCCTACTCTGGTGATGAATTGGTGGCCATTTACCGGTATTTTCGAAGCTTGGCAGTTGATAGTCCATTTACAACAGCTAGAGATAACTTGATTATTGCATTTGAGAAG AATCGTCAGAGCTTTGCCCAGCTGCTCGGAGATGCCAGAGCTTCCTCTGTCAAGACAACTTCAGTGCGTGGAAATGGGAAAGGAAGGGGCAGAGGTGAAAGCAGGGTTGCATCCAAGGATAACAAAGTAGAAGCAAGTTCTGTCAAGGAAAAAACATCCACCACATTGGAAACTTTCAGGGCATTTGGGATACGATTTGTTCGGCTAAATGGCATTCTCTTCACACGCACAAG TTTGGAGACATTTGGGGATGTTTTTGCTTTGGTTAGAGGTGATTTGCTGGAGCTTCTTTCTTCTGGGACTGATGAGGAGTACAATTTTGGGTCAGATGCTACTGATTGTAGACTGGCTATTGTCAGAATGGTTGCTATTCTCATTTTCACCATTCACAATGTGAATAGGGAAACTGAGAACCAGTCCTATGCTGAAATTCTTCAACGCTCGGTGCTACTGCAGAATGCATTTACTGCTACTTTTGAGTTTATGGGCCACATTCTTGAACGCTGCAGCCAATTAAATGATCCTTCATCGAGCTATCTGTTACCTGGTATAATGGTTTTTGTGGAATGGTTGGCTTGTCATCAAGATATTGCAGTTGGAagtgaattggaggaaaaaCAAGCGAGTGCTAGGATATTTTTCTGGAACAACTGTATCTCCTTCTTCAACAGGCTCATATCTTCAGGGTTTATGTttgttgatgaagatgaagaagagACATGTTTTTCTAACATGAGCAGGTATGATGAAAGTGAAACCGCTAATCGGCTGGCATTATCTGAGGACTTTGACTTGAGGGGATTTGTTCCTCTTCTTCCTGCGCAACTCATTCTTGATTTTTCAAGGAAGCATTCCTTCAGAAGCGACAGCAATAAGGAAAAAAAGGCCCGTGTTCAGAGGATTATAGCGGCTGGAAAGGCTCTTGCTAATGTGGTCCGGATTGGGGAAGAGGGAATTTACTTTGACACAAAATCGAAGAGATTTGTTGTTGGCGTTGAACCTCAAGTTTCTGATGATTTTTCACTTACTACTACTTTGGAAGCCCCAAAATTAAGTGGTGTAGTGGAGGATAATCTAGTTTCAGGTCAAATGACTCCTAGGGCCTTGGAGCAAAAGCCGCAGTTGTACATGGAAGGTGAAGAAGAGGATGATGAGGTAATTGTGTTCAAGCCATCTATGACTGAAAAGCATTTAGATGGGATAGCTTTAAATCCGACTTCTTCAGAGGTCTTTGGATCTACTATGAATGCTGCCAGTATAGGGGGTGATGTTGGATCTTGCTCTATCGGACGTGAGGGTTATATTGCACAGAATGCTTTCAGTGCAAGCTTAAGGCCACCTACTTCCCTTGTGAATTCTAGTTATCTGCAACCAGTTCAACCAAGTACGACTTGGATGGCAGAACAAGGAACTCTTGTGAATGGGCTTGGTAATTTGAATTTGTTCGAGAATGGGTTCATAAAGAAACCTGAATCGCATAAACACTTTGGAGCTTTGCCAGCTCAAACCTTTCCTGTTTCCCTTCCAGACTCAAGTTTTGGCACTGGCAGCAATTTCCCTAATCAGTTACCCGAAACTGTGGTACCTTCAAAGCTTGATTCAATCATGTCTCTAGGAGCTGATAACATATCCATGAAGCCTTCATCAGTCTCACCTGCTGGGTTGAAGAAAAATCCAGTAGGTCGACCTCTTCGGCATCTCGGTCCTCCACCTGGCTTTGGTTCTGTACCATCCAAAACTGTTGATGAGTCACTATCTGCTATGTCCTTTAAGAACGAAAATGCTACCATTCCCCAAATGGATGATTACAGCTGGCTCGATGGCTATCAGTTGCCTCTGGTCAATAGAAGTGTGGCCGGGCTTAATAGTTCTAATCATCCAGGACAGGGTTACCCTATTGGTAGCAAGAGCAGCAGCTCAATGGGGATGCCGAGCTTTCCTTTTCCTGGGAAGCAGACAACTACATTGCAAGTCCCAATTGAGAATGAGAAGAGTTGGCAGGATTACCAGTTCTCTGAACAGATGAAACTATTCAAGGAGCAACAGCAGCAACTTCAGAAAGCAAATCAGCAATCTGCTGTGTTGCAACAGCAGTTTCAGGGACAATCTCTTTGGGAAGGTCGTTTCTTTGTGTGA